In one window of Scyliorhinus canicula chromosome 17, sScyCan1.1, whole genome shotgun sequence DNA:
- the LOC119952359 gene encoding gap junction alpha-3 protein-like — protein sequence MGDWSLLGNLLENAQEHSTVVGKVWLTSLFVFRILVLGTATEKVWGDEQTFFSCDTKQPGCQNVCYDRIFPISHIRFWVLQIIFVSTPTLVYLGHIFHLVRMEEKEKEKERLNSQQPGNKEALAQNAKGAKSPLLTEQGKIKIQGALLRTYLFNIIFKTLFEVGFIMAQYYLYGFELKPLYKCSYRPCPNTVDCYISRPTEKTVFIIFMLAMACLSLLLNLIEIFHLGLKKCRKNRKDNQVSKAICMQNGVLPIENMEPCAPSYQYIANHSRGPQLYKVEAGISGSPLTETNSVCHPYNSTMAMKQNQDNFAMMDDKQGNQEETSVLPNSHVSVNDKRRNSDISKQSNRTRSDDLAI from the coding sequence ATGGGAGATTGGAGTCTcttggggaacctgctggaaaaTGCCCAGGAACACTCCACCGTGGTAGGAAAGGTGTGGTTAACTTCTCTGTTCGTTTTCCGTATTCTGGTGCTGGGGACGGCCACCGAGAAGGTCTGGGGAGATGAGCAGACCTTCTTTTCCTGCGACACCAAACAGCCTGGCTGTCAGAACGTCTGCTACGACAGGATCTTCCCCATCTCCCACATCCGCTTCTGGGTGCTGCAGATCATCTTCGTGTCCACTCCCACGCTGGTCTACCTGGGCCACATCTTTCATCTGGTGCGGATGGAGGAGAaagagaaggagaaagagaggtTGAACAGTCAACAACCTGGAAACAAGGAGGCGTTGGCACAAAATGCCAAGGGTGCCAAATCTCCCTTGCTGACTGAACAGGGAAAAATTAAAATACAAGGAGCTCTTCTTCGCACTTATTTATTTAACATCATTTTTAAAACCCTCTTTGAAGTTGGCTTCATAATGGCCCAGTACTATCTCTATGGCTTTGAGCTGAAACCTCTTTATAAGTGTAGCTACCGGCCATGCCCTAACACTGTTGACTGTTACATCTCCCGTCCGACTGAGAAGACAGTTTTCATTATATTCATGCTGGCTATGGCTTGTCTTTCACTACTTTTGAACCTAATTGAAATATTTCATCTGGGACTCAAGAAATGTAGAAAAAACAGGAAGGACAACCAAGTCTCAAAGGCTATCTGTATGCAGAATGGGGTGCTGCCGATTGAGAATATGGAGCCCTGTGCCCCTAGTTACCAGTACATTGCCAACCACAGCAGGGGGCCGCAACTGTACAAGGTGGAGGCTGGCATCAGTGGCTCCCCATTGACAGAAACAAACTCTGTGTGTCATCCTTACAACAGCACTATGGCAATGAAGCAAAACCAAGACAATTTTGCCATGATGGACGACAAGCAGGGGAATCAGGAGGAGACAAGCGTGTTGCCCAACAGTCACGTTTCTGTGAATGACAAGAGGAGGAATAGTGACATCAGCAAACAGAGCAACCGGACCAGATCAGATGATCTTGCAATCTAA